The DNA sequence TGATTGCAGCTGCAATAATCGGCTGTGATTTTTTTAGCACTATATTCAACGCCACAAGAAGCTAAAGAAAATACGAGTAAAACAGATGCGAGGTAAATAGATTTTTTATTTCTCATAGTAGGTTTTGTTAATGGTTTTTTGCCGGTATTGCTGTAATAGGATCTCCTGTTTTTTTCGCATAGAGTAAGGTAAATACACCTCCAAAATAGAGAATGCAAGACGAATAAAAGATCCAAACAAATACTGCGATTAAAGCTCCTGCGGCACCAAAACTGTTTCCAAAATCGGTTGTACCCATTTTGTACGCAATGCCTATTTGCCCAAGTTCGAAAAAGATGGCAGTCAATAAACCGCCTCGAAGTACCACTTTC is a window from the Flavobacteriales bacterium genome containing:
- a CDS encoding YihY/virulence factor BrkB family protein, with product SAIGHYFGTSIDSTFSNANTASPMLNNLAHQINYLYDEYFSFGFFILEYVVTLSINLIMFAGIFKFLPDARVSWKVVLRGGLLTAIFFELGQIGIAYKMGTTDFGNSFGAAGALIAVFVWIFYSSCILYFGGVFTLLYAKKTGDPITAIPAKNH